From Toxorhynchites rutilus septentrionalis strain SRP chromosome 2, ASM2978413v1, whole genome shotgun sequence, a single genomic window includes:
- the LOC129766409 gene encoding uncharacterized protein LOC129766409, which yields MPAESRTRSYILLLLFIIRPVVLETKHDVKIHLQNLGRQPILIFHQGEGRLRLDYKYYIHHFNLTIIRTQIKGLRDQFDNFSKNQFTDLIVEKFNEIDFALKSIDPIRRHKRWDSLGTIWKFLAGSPDANDLKIINSSINNLIINNNEQVKINREVNLQLKEAIFQTKKAIQLFNVRSIEMYCTKLLFHLNFLSEKLNQIINTIMLAKLGLVNEQILSQRKIDILITDLARENITVHTAVEATNYATTSVASNNLEIALIIKMPKLDPRIFNKIRLYPIIHNNKKVHTLHQLYLTHDDEIYRIGSIEPTIFATYEIQLDNTSCIPKLLKGEPATCNYTSNPIEEEVLYLDERHILINTMKNFTLSSNCGITQRNLSGSFVIFFSNCQLYVNNVLYTSRVQTLPGNPVQLHLDGVEIKMQQEILNISVEHLHKLQLETRKELELLRLNNTSLHFPHWSIFGGMAISPFIIGSLPFLCFLIYRNRTIQVNLNNSHPNNSSQDQNTSMKPEAVQLPLDNIRPTFRTLSIRDVIQMEPNH from the coding sequence ACTCCTGCTACTATTCATTATTCGACCCGTAGTGCTGGAAACAAAACATGACGTGAAAATTCATCTACAGAACTTAGGACGACAACCTATCCTGATATTTCACCAAGGAGAAGGACGACTCAGACTGGACTACAAATATTATATACACCATTTTAATCTCACCATCATTAGAACACAAATCAAAGGCCTCAGAGATCAATTTGATAACTTTAGCAAAAACCAGTTCACGGATTTAATAGTTGAAAAATTTAACGAAATAGATTTCGCTTTAAAAAGCATAGACCCAATTAGAAGACATAAGCGCTGGGATAGTTTAGGTACGATTTGGAAATTCTTAGCTGGTAGCCCAGACGCCAAcgatttgaaaattataaattcatCCATAAATAATCTCATCATTAATAATAATGAACAAGTAAAAATAAATCGCGAAGTTAATTTACAACTAAAAGAGGctatatttcaaacaaaaaaagcaATACAGTTATTTAACGTTAGATCAATAGAAATGTACTGTACTAAACTCTTATTTCACTTGAATTTCTTGTCTGAAAAACTAAATCAAATTATTAATACTATAATGCTAgctaaattaggattagttaatGAACAAATTTTAAGCCAAagaaaaattgacattttaattACAGACTTAGCTAGGGAAAATATTACAGTTCACACTGCTGTGGAGGCAACAAATTATGCGACGACGTCGGTAGCATCGAATAACTTAGAGATTGCCCTTATCATCAAGATGCCAAAGCTAGACCCAAGGATTTTCAACAAGATACGTCTATACCCCATCATACACAACAATAAGAAAGTACATACACTCCATCAGCTTTATCTAACCCACGATGATGAAATTTACCGAATAGGTTCAATCGAACCAACCATATTCGCTACATACGAAATTCAGCTGGATAATACAAGTTGTATACCGAAATTGTTAAAAGGAGAACCTGCGACTTGCAATTACACATCAAACCCAATCGAAGAAGAAGTCCTTTACCTTGACGAGCGACATATACTTATAAACACGATGAAAAATTTCACTTTATCATCTAACTGCGGAATAACTCAAAGGAATCTTTCAGGATCATTTGTTATATTCTTCAGCAACTGTCAACTATACGTCAACAACGTTTTATACACATCGAGAGTACAAACCTTACCAGGTAATCCAGTTCAACTTCATTTGGATGGAGTCGAAATCAAAATGCAACAAGAAATCTTGAACATTAGTGTGGAACATCTTCACAAGCTTCAGTTAGAAACTCGAAAGGAATTGGAATTGCTTCGTCTAAACAACACCAGTCTGCATTTTCCACATTGGAGTATCTTCGGAGGAATGGCCATTTCGCCATTCATAATCGGTTCCCtaccttttttatgttttctcatCTACAGAAACAGAACAATACAAGTCAATCTTAACAACTCTCATCCCAACAACTCATCTCAAGACCAGAATACATCAATGAAACCGGAAGCAGTACAACTACCATTGGACAACATCCGACCCACGTTCAGGACTTTGTCAATCAGAGACGTGATTCAGATGGAACCGAATCACTAA